A DNA window from Acidobacteriota bacterium contains the following coding sequences:
- a CDS encoding DUF4388 domain-containing protein — protein MEDRFQYTGDLAQEPLPEILRTIHFYRVPGVLTVESGSVTKQVYLLGGNIIFATSTDRSESLGEYLRRSALISSGELKASVGKLDLAEGHGRRHGELLVEMGILSDAQLRQIVTEQVKALLYAAFSWEQGSVTFEVGRYKTDELIRLDVPTSQAIVDGIRRMPDPRRCVSRLGPSWTIFERAEAPPEARDVSFTGAEVTLLSQVDGRRTLRDLITAGPGDLGANAKLLYAFWVLRLITRRDIPASGIRRIQWKTPGGVPTADGDGDG, from the coding sequence GTGGAAGACCGGTTCCAGTACACGGGTGATCTTGCGCAGGAGCCGCTGCCCGAGATCCTCCGCACGATCCACTTCTATCGAGTCCCGGGCGTGCTCACGGTCGAGTCGGGCAGCGTCACGAAGCAGGTGTACCTCCTCGGTGGAAACATCATCTTCGCGACGTCGACGGATCGATCCGAGTCGCTCGGCGAGTACCTGCGCCGGAGCGCGCTCATCTCGTCGGGAGAGCTCAAGGCCTCCGTCGGCAAGCTCGACCTCGCCGAGGGGCATGGCCGGCGCCACGGCGAGCTCCTGGTCGAGATGGGCATCCTCTCCGACGCGCAGCTCCGCCAGATCGTCACCGAGCAGGTGAAGGCGCTCCTCTACGCGGCGTTCTCGTGGGAGCAGGGGTCGGTCACGTTCGAGGTCGGCCGTTACAAGACCGACGAGCTCATCCGGCTCGATGTGCCGACGTCCCAGGCGATCGTCGACGGCATCCGCCGGATGCCCGACCCGCGCCGCTGCGTCTCGCGGCTCGGCCCCTCGTGGACGATCTTCGAGCGAGCGGAGGCCCCGCCGGAGGCGCGCGACGTTTCCTTCACGGGCGCCGAGGTCACGCTCCTGTCGCAGGTGGACGGCCGGCGCACGCTGCGCGACCTCATCACGGCGGGCCCCGGGGACCTCGGCGCGAACGCGAAGCTGCTCTATGCGTTCTGGGTGCTGCGCCTCATCACGCGGCGCGACATCCCGGCGAGCGGCATCCGCCGCATCCAGTGGAAGACACCGGGCGGAGTCCCGACCGCCGACGGCGACGGCGACGGCTGA
- a CDS encoding molybdopterin molybdotransferase MoeA: MISFHDALARVLEAVAPLPACEVALQDAVSRVLAEDVRADLPVPGFDTTAMDGWAVRAAEASRAPVLLAAAGASGAGAVPGTLPPGSAWKVMTGAPMPPGSDSIVPVEDAQLVEGGAVRLDAAPRPGAHVRRRGEVYEAGALVLPAGRRLTPADLVLAAAAGRETLRVARAPRAGLLVTGDELVPPGTRPGPGQLRNTNGPLLLAALRRAGAEAVSLGVAPDDEAALARALTAALDSDLDVLLTTGGVSAGDYDFVGKALAAAGAHVRFHKVAIRPAKPVLFATLGPTLVFGLPGNPVSAAVAFDFFVRPALRRAAGLLPPLPPAVPARLTGRVRNKGARLAFHPARLAWDEGRLTAEPLATRGSHDILTHAQADGFLELAPASSWEEGDAVPVHRGTAESTF, from the coding sequence GTGATCTCGTTCCACGACGCCCTCGCCCGCGTGCTCGAGGCGGTGGCGCCGCTTCCGGCCTGCGAGGTCGCGCTCCAGGACGCCGTCTCGCGGGTTCTCGCCGAGGACGTCCGGGCCGACCTGCCGGTCCCGGGCTTCGACACGACGGCGATGGACGGATGGGCCGTGCGGGCCGCGGAAGCGAGCCGTGCTCCCGTTCTCCTCGCGGCGGCCGGCGCCTCCGGAGCCGGCGCCGTGCCGGGAACGCTCCCGCCCGGGTCGGCGTGGAAGGTCATGACCGGTGCGCCGATGCCGCCCGGGAGCGACTCGATCGTCCCCGTCGAAGATGCTCAGCTCGTCGAGGGAGGCGCCGTCCGGCTGGACGCCGCGCCGAGACCGGGCGCCCACGTGCGCCGGCGCGGAGAGGTGTACGAAGCGGGCGCCCTGGTTCTCCCCGCGGGGCGCCGCCTCACGCCCGCCGACCTCGTCCTCGCGGCGGCGGCGGGGCGCGAGACGCTCCGGGTCGCCCGCGCGCCGCGCGCCGGCCTCCTCGTGACGGGCGACGAGCTCGTGCCGCCGGGGACGCGTCCCGGGCCCGGGCAGCTGCGCAACACGAACGGACCGCTCCTCCTCGCGGCCCTCCGCCGCGCCGGGGCCGAGGCGGTCTCGCTCGGCGTCGCGCCCGACGACGAGGCGGCGCTCGCGCGTGCGCTGACGGCGGCGCTCGACTCCGACCTGGACGTGCTGTTGACCACGGGCGGCGTCTCGGCAGGCGACTACGACTTCGTCGGCAAGGCCCTCGCGGCCGCCGGGGCGCACGTGCGCTTCCACAAGGTCGCAATCCGGCCCGCCAAACCCGTCCTCTTCGCCACTCTGGGGCCGACGCTCGTCTTCGGCCTGCCGGGCAACCCGGTGTCCGCGGCCGTCGCGTTCGACTTCTTCGTGCGCCCCGCGCTGCGCAGGGCGGCCGGCCTGCTGCCTCCGCTTCCTCCGGCCGTCCCCGCGCGGCTCACGGGCCGCGTCAGGAACAAGGGCGCGCGCCTCGCGTTCCACCCGGCGCGCCTCGCGTGGGACGAGGGCCGGCTGACCGCCGAGCCTCTCGCGACCCGCGGCTCCCACGACATCCTCACGCACGCGCAGGCGGACGGGTTCCTCGAGCTCGCGCCCGCGTCGTCGTGGGAGGAGGGCGACGCCGTTCCCGTCCACCGCGGGACGGCCGAGAGCACCTTCTAG
- a CDS encoding DinB family protein, translated as MAAGSPGPVVPDRYLEALGGDDPVAAMAEAPDLLRRLVRGLSEKQLATKPAPGKWSIREIVAHLADNEVILGSRYRFIAAMDRPPLPGFDQDAFVANLGVNRATAADLLDDFAMARAVNIGLLERVGDAAWDRVGIHAERGEESLGRLVTMYAGHDRIHLVQVETIRTGLFPKAGRAARGKSVAKKRPAKKSSAKAKRR; from the coding sequence ATGGCCGCCGGATCTCCCGGACCCGTCGTTCCCGACCGCTATCTCGAGGCCCTCGGCGGCGACGATCCCGTCGCGGCGATGGCCGAAGCCCCCGATCTCCTGAGGCGCCTCGTCCGGGGCCTCTCGGAGAAGCAGCTCGCGACGAAGCCCGCGCCGGGCAAGTGGAGCATCCGGGAGATCGTCGCGCACCTCGCCGACAACGAGGTCATTCTCGGAAGTCGCTACCGCTTCATCGCCGCCATGGACCGCCCCCCGCTGCCCGGTTTCGACCAGGACGCGTTCGTCGCGAACCTCGGCGTCAATCGGGCGACGGCTGCCGACCTCCTCGACGACTTCGCGATGGCGCGCGCCGTGAACATCGGCCTCCTCGAGCGGGTCGGCGACGCCGCGTGGGACCGCGTGGGCATTCACGCCGAGCGCGGCGAGGAGTCGCTCGGCCGCCTCGTGACGATGTACGCCGGGCACGACCGCATTCACCTCGTGCAGGTCGAGACGATCCGCACGGGCCTCTTCCCGAAGGCGGGGCGAGCCGCGAGGGGGAAGTCCGTGGCGAAGAAGCGGCCGGCGAAGAAAAGCTCCGCGAAGGCGAAGCGCCGCTAG
- a CDS encoding DUF4097 family beta strand repeat protein encodes MSTNFASTREHPRREGRALVWALAIAALVLLSLAAGLKAEARGGNAKASRTETFNASGDLKSLAVETVNGRVEIVAGTAFRADVEVAAWGATDGDAKKNLGDVKVRFENENGNLSLYTEEPGVTIRRSGRGWNVQSRGDDQWRSETKYRVTVPASMSVQVSAVNGGVNVTGVSAPVELTTVNGMITLAGGRRDAKLNTVNGTIVARFTELPKGANLDVRTVNGGIALTLPAKAGFRLEGHTMSGEILSTFSLPTPAPEAVRERDETTAERERIRAEQRKLRDEIRRKEKEGEKSRKSKDGGEDVVIDLSELNETMAELNREMADLGREISRSITVNLNRAYEGTVGDGGATVRVSNLNGRILVLAEGTTEAQAKRLTSPRATHVVTVPPMPSMPRIVVRERSMAAPEPPPLPPVAGVAPVAPLAPIPPDPWGRSITVGDVAGDYAPPIASGDVTVGKVSGRVTITSRSGQIRLRGAGKGAEVSTAGGDIRVESVTGDLKATTFGGDIRAGSVSGDARLETSGGDVVVRSAGGAVTARTGGGDVVLRKVRGPVTARTSGGSITCEITSTGGAAGELSTSGGDVTVTLPANVRADVEIHVTGGEVDPDSIASQFPEISVARRSGHLLGEGRLNGGGAKLVIRSTSGVVTVKKGPSV; translated from the coding sequence ATGAGCACGAACTTCGCATCCACCCGTGAACACCCGCGCCGCGAGGGTCGCGCCCTCGTCTGGGCGCTCGCGATCGCCGCCCTCGTTCTCCTCTCGCTCGCGGCCGGACTGAAGGCCGAGGCCAGGGGAGGAAACGCAAAGGCGAGCCGCACGGAGACGTTCAATGCCTCGGGCGACCTGAAATCCCTCGCCGTGGAGACGGTCAACGGCCGGGTCGAGATCGTGGCCGGGACGGCCTTCCGGGCCGACGTCGAGGTCGCGGCCTGGGGCGCGACGGACGGCGACGCGAAAAAGAATCTCGGCGACGTCAAGGTCCGCTTCGAGAACGAGAACGGGAACCTCTCGCTCTACACGGAGGAGCCTGGCGTCACGATCCGGCGCTCGGGCCGGGGCTGGAACGTGCAGAGCCGCGGCGACGACCAGTGGAGGAGCGAGACGAAGTACCGCGTCACCGTGCCGGCCTCCATGTCGGTGCAGGTCTCGGCGGTGAACGGCGGCGTGAACGTGACGGGCGTCTCGGCGCCGGTCGAGCTCACGACGGTGAACGGGATGATCACGCTCGCGGGCGGCCGCCGCGACGCGAAGCTCAACACCGTGAACGGCACGATCGTCGCGAGATTCACGGAGCTTCCGAAGGGCGCGAACCTGGACGTGCGGACGGTGAACGGCGGAATCGCGCTCACGCTGCCCGCGAAGGCCGGGTTCCGGCTCGAGGGCCACACGATGAGCGGCGAGATCCTCTCGACCTTCTCCCTCCCGACGCCGGCGCCCGAAGCCGTGCGCGAACGCGACGAGACAACGGCCGAGCGCGAGCGCATCCGCGCCGAACAGAGGAAGCTCCGCGACGAGATCCGCAGGAAAGAGAAGGAAGGAGAGAAGTCCCGGAAGAGCAAGGACGGCGGCGAGGACGTCGTGATCGACCTCTCGGAGCTGAACGAGACGATGGCCGAGCTCAACCGCGAGATGGCCGACCTCGGCCGCGAGATCTCGCGCAGCATCACGGTGAACCTGAACCGCGCCTACGAGGGCACGGTCGGGGACGGCGGCGCCACGGTGCGCGTCTCGAACCTGAACGGGAGGATCCTCGTCCTTGCGGAAGGCACCACCGAAGCCCAGGCGAAGCGCCTCACCTCGCCCCGCGCGACGCACGTGGTCACGGTCCCGCCGATGCCGAGCATGCCGCGCATCGTCGTGCGCGAGCGCTCGATGGCGGCTCCGGAGCCGCCGCCGCTGCCGCCGGTCGCGGGAGTCGCTCCGGTCGCTCCGCTTGCTCCGATCCCGCCCGACCCGTGGGGGCGCTCGATTACCGTGGGCGACGTCGCGGGCGACTACGCGCCGCCGATCGCCTCGGGCGACGTCACGGTGGGCAAGGTCTCCGGCCGCGTCACGATCACGAGCCGCTCCGGCCAGATCCGCCTCCGGGGGGCGGGCAAGGGCGCCGAGGTGTCGACGGCCGGCGGCGACATCCGTGTCGAATCCGTGACGGGCGACCTCAAGGCCACGACGTTCGGCGGCGACATCCGGGCGGGCTCGGTGAGCGGCGACGCGCGGCTCGAGACGAGCGGCGGCGATGTCGTCGTCCGCTCCGCGGGAGGCGCCGTGACCGCGCGCACGGGCGGCGGCGACGTCGTCCTGAGGAAGGTGCGCGGGCCCGTCACGGCGCGCACGTCCGGCGGCTCGATCACGTGCGAGATCACGAGCACGGGCGGCGCCGCAGGCGAGCTCTCGACGAGCGGCGGGGACGTGACCGTGACGCTGCCCGCGAACGTCAGGGCCGACGTGGAGATCCATGTGACGGGGGGCGAGGTGGATCCCGACTCCATCGCCTCGCAGTTTCCGGAGATCTCGGTCGCGCGGCGGTCCGGCCACCTTCTGGGCGAGGGACGCCTGAACGGAGGCGGGGCCAAGCTCGTGATCCGGTCGACGTCGGGCGTCGTGACGGTCAAGAAAGGCCCCTCGGTCTGA
- a CDS encoding HEAT repeat domain-containing protein, with the protein MECRESLKVREFVLARLAGESAGDGAAALAAHVAGCAACAAIAADMESVWARLGDDDASDLAVSPSFEARTTATLAAETRRRTNVRPFAPRGADSPLLKVAAVLMAGVAGFFLARASGGGALPGSTAFQPTPAPYRGGENVSLVANRTLDASRAALDLSGKPRLANVAYVPADAAGRVAVSFDVTTRYTVVGKPEDQAVANLLVSLVSGAAGSEGAKGKALDLMSEGARGGAPVSPEIVTLLRRTLETDKNPGVRKKAAEALAQMPPTPETRDALAAALKNDVNPAVRILAVEGLARAAAVLKDASSIESLRQKAADDRENGYVRSQAALALSKIEI; encoded by the coding sequence ATGGAATGCCGCGAGTCACTGAAGGTCCGTGAGTTCGTCCTCGCCCGCCTGGCGGGCGAGAGCGCCGGGGACGGCGCCGCCGCGCTTGCGGCGCACGTCGCCGGCTGCGCCGCGTGCGCGGCGATCGCCGCCGACATGGAGTCCGTGTGGGCCCGCCTCGGGGACGACGACGCATCCGACCTCGCCGTGAGCCCCTCCTTCGAGGCGCGGACGACGGCGACGCTGGCCGCCGAGACGCGGCGGCGGACGAACGTGCGCCCCTTCGCGCCGCGCGGCGCCGACTCTCCGCTCCTGAAGGTCGCGGCCGTTCTCATGGCGGGCGTCGCGGGGTTTTTCCTCGCGCGCGCCTCGGGCGGCGGCGCCCTTCCGGGCTCGACCGCCTTCCAGCCCACGCCCGCCCCGTACCGGGGCGGCGAGAACGTCTCGCTCGTGGCCAACCGGACGCTGGACGCGTCCCGGGCGGCGCTGGACCTCTCGGGCAAGCCGCGCCTCGCGAACGTCGCCTACGTGCCCGCCGACGCGGCGGGCCGCGTCGCCGTCTCCTTCGACGTGACGACCCGCTACACGGTCGTCGGCAAGCCCGAGGATCAGGCCGTCGCGAACCTCCTCGTGTCGCTCGTGTCCGGCGCCGCCGGATCCGAGGGCGCAAAGGGCAAGGCGCTCGATCTCATGTCGGAAGGGGCGCGCGGGGGCGCGCCCGTGTCGCCCGAGATCGTGACGCTCCTCCGGCGCACGCTCGAGACCGACAAGAACCCGGGAGTCCGCAAGAAGGCCGCCGAGGCGCTCGCGCAAATGCCGCCGACGCCCGAGACGCGCGACGCTCTCGCCGCCGCGCTCAAGAACGACGTGAACCCCGCCGTCCGCATCCTCGCCGTCGAGGGGCTCGCGAGGGCCGCCGCCGTCCTCAAGGACGCGTCCTCCATCGAGAGCCTGAGGCAGAAGGCGGCGGACGACCGCGAGAACGGCTACGTCCGCAGCCAGGCCGCGCTCGCGCTCTCGAAGATCGAGATCTGA
- a CDS encoding RNA polymerase sigma factor, whose translation MDAVAREREGCVEPDGISPDQEADLEALEQVRRGDEAGATRLFQRWSGPVLKFTGRMLGNAADAEEVTQDVFLKVIARANQYDGRASVASWLFAIAANACRDRLRRSTRRPTVPLDAVAEAAQPEIPVDLRLVERQRRAAVRRALARLSDEQREVLVLARYHGLPYAEIARSLSISEGAVKTRIFRAMETLKTLFSEGETPWNAASH comes from the coding sequence GTGGACGCTGTCGCCAGGGAGCGGGAGGGGTGCGTGGAGCCGGACGGGATCAGCCCCGATCAGGAAGCGGATCTCGAGGCGCTGGAGCAGGTTCGGCGCGGGGACGAGGCCGGGGCGACCCGCCTCTTCCAGCGCTGGTCCGGCCCCGTCCTGAAGTTCACCGGCCGCATGCTCGGAAACGCGGCCGACGCCGAAGAGGTCACGCAGGACGTCTTCCTGAAGGTGATCGCGCGGGCGAACCAGTACGACGGCCGGGCGTCCGTCGCCTCGTGGCTCTTCGCGATCGCCGCGAACGCCTGCCGCGACCGCCTGCGCCGGAGCACCCGCCGGCCGACGGTGCCGCTCGACGCGGTCGCCGAGGCGGCGCAGCCCGAGATTCCCGTGGACCTGCGCCTCGTCGAGAGGCAGAGGCGCGCCGCCGTGCGCCGCGCGCTCGCGCGCCTGTCCGACGAACAGCGCGAGGTCCTCGTCCTGGCCCGCTACCACGGGCTCCCGTACGCCGAGATCGCCCGCTCGCTCTCGATCAGCGAGGGGGCCGTCAAGACCCGGATTTTCCGGGCGATGGAGACGCTGAAGACCCTGTTCTCCGAAGGAGAGACCCCATGGAATGCCGCGAGTCACTGA
- a CDS encoding TerC family protein → MHGPAAWIAFNVFVLVLLALDLGVFHRKAHAVSVKEAAGWSVVWIALGLAFGGGIWWLEGKDPALQYLAGYLIEKSLSVDNIFVIALIFSYFAVPALYQHRVLFWGILGALVMRGALIGAGSFLLARFHFLVWVFGAFLVVTGIKMAFHDNAELHPEKNPLVRLARRLFPVTNDYDGQKFFTRRDGRLFATPLFLVLLVVESMDLVFAVDSVPAIFAVTSDPFLVYTSNVFAILGLRSLYFLLAGVMDRFVYLKLGLSAILVFVGLKMALAEFFKVPVGISLGVIGLVLGVSVAASLVATRRSARKEASS, encoded by the coding sequence ATGCACGGACCCGCCGCCTGGATCGCCTTCAACGTCTTCGTCCTCGTCCTTCTGGCGCTGGACCTGGGTGTCTTTCACCGCAAGGCTCACGCCGTCTCGGTCAAGGAGGCCGCCGGCTGGAGCGTCGTCTGGATCGCTCTCGGCCTCGCGTTCGGGGGCGGAATCTGGTGGCTCGAGGGAAAGGACCCCGCTCTCCAGTACCTCGCGGGCTACCTGATCGAGAAGTCCCTCAGCGTCGACAACATCTTCGTGATCGCGCTGATCTTTTCCTACTTCGCCGTGCCGGCCCTGTATCAGCACCGCGTCCTCTTCTGGGGAATCCTCGGCGCGCTCGTCATGCGAGGCGCGCTCATCGGAGCCGGGTCGTTCCTCCTCGCGAGGTTCCACTTCCTCGTGTGGGTCTTCGGCGCGTTCCTCGTCGTGACGGGAATCAAGATGGCCTTCCACGACAACGCCGAGCTCCACCCCGAGAAGAACCCTCTCGTGAGGCTCGCGCGCCGGCTCTTCCCGGTCACGAACGACTACGACGGACAGAAGTTCTTCACCCGTCGCGACGGCCGGCTCTTCGCAACGCCGCTCTTCCTCGTCCTGCTCGTCGTCGAGAGCATGGATCTCGTCTTCGCGGTGGACTCGGTGCCCGCGATCTTCGCGGTGACGTCGGACCCGTTCCTCGTCTACACCTCGAACGTCTTCGCGATCCTCGGCCTGCGCTCGCTCTACTTCCTGCTCGCGGGCGTCATGGACCGCTTTGTCTACCTGAAGCTCGGCCTCTCCGCGATCCTCGTCTTCGTGGGCCTGAAGATGGCTCTCGCCGAGTTCTTCAAGGTACCCGTCGGGATCTCCCTCGGCGTGATCGGCCTCGTGCTCGGCGTCAGCGTCGCCGCGTCGCTCGTCGCGACGCGGCGGAGCGCCCGAAAGGAAGCGTCCTCGTGA